The following are encoded in a window of uncultured Ilyobacter sp. genomic DNA:
- a CDS encoding glycosyltransferase family 2 protein, whose protein sequence is MDNISLISVIIPFYNIGDYIKKTVRSLESQTYKNFEVLFINDGSTDNSLEILEKLLKNVDFNYKLINLPKNKGVSNARNTGLVLAEGDYLYFLDADDYLTDNAFEKVMEMFAAENLDTVFFQFRRVDENENLLENYNESFIDVNKIESSRDILFKYINLEIFIYTCSIFYSKRIIKDIFFNEIDYIEDQDFAIRVLLNSHKVGYINLELINYLKREGSIMNSKFNLKILDKIKLFDIFFKQYEMEDSELSELFFKRGAREILWITRAYIKGEKELKIREMKKYIKKNIFNDKIMSHVSKKGIKYLDTKHKMQFFLLKYFPFLFIKSVQVLKVNRSTLTYYKKKGI, encoded by the coding sequence ATGGATAATATAAGCTTAATAAGTGTAATAATACCTTTTTATAATATTGGAGATTACATAAAAAAGACAGTAAGAAGCTTAGAATCCCAAACTTATAAAAATTTTGAAGTTTTATTTATAAATGACGGGTCTACAGATAACAGCCTGGAAATTTTGGAAAAACTGTTAAAAAATGTAGATTTTAACTATAAGCTTATAAATTTACCAAAAAATAAGGGAGTGAGCAATGCAAGGAATACAGGGCTAGTGCTTGCAGAAGGAGATTACTTATATTTTTTAGATGCAGATGATTATCTAACTGATAATGCATTTGAAAAAGTTATGGAAATGTTTGCAGCTGAGAATTTAGACACAGTATTTTTTCAATTTAGACGTGTTGATGAGAATGAAAATTTATTGGAAAATTATAATGAATCATTTATAGATGTAAATAAAATTGAATCAAGTAGAGATATTTTATTTAAATATATAAATTTGGAAATTTTTATATATACATGTAGTATATTTTACAGCAAAAGAATCATAAAAGATATTTTTTTTAATGAGATCGATTATATTGAGGATCAGGATTTTGCTATAAGAGTCCTTCTTAATTCTCATAAAGTAGGATACATAAATTTGGAACTTATAAACTATCTTAAAAGAGAAGGTTCAATTATGAACAGTAAGTTTAACTTAAAAATACTGGATAAAATAAAACTTTTTGATATTTTTTTCAAACAATATGAAATGGAAGATAGTGAGTTGAGTGAACTGTTTTTTAAAAGAGGAGCAAGAGAAATATTGTGGATAACCAGAGCCTATATAAAAGGTGAAAAAGAATTAAAAATAAGAGAGATGAAAAAATACATAAAAAAAAATATTTTTAACGACAAAATCATGTCTCATGTCAGTAAAAAAGGCATAAAATACCTAGATACAAAGCATAAGATGCAATTTTTTCTGCTGAAATATTTTCCTTTTTTATTTATAAAGTCTGTTCAAGTTTTAAAGGTCAATAGAAGTACTTTAACATATTATAAAAAAAAGGGTATATGA
- a CDS encoding dTDP-4-dehydrorhamnose 3,5-epimerase family protein has translation MEKFILEKELTKDLKLIKMTSFKDMRGEYIKSYSERDLSSFGINSKFLEDNYLISKKGSVRGLHYQRENPEAKLIRCLEGKIMDIVVDLRENSDTYKNVFKVKLSGGDNLIFSVPEGFAHGFISLTDSIVFYKSSNYYFPQDQYGISIFSSGIALKKIMKEEGIENLIVTPKDSSHIKIEDL, from the coding sequence ATGGAAAAGTTTATTTTGGAAAAAGAATTAACCAAGGATTTGAAGTTGATAAAAATGACATCTTTTAAAGATATGAGAGGAGAGTATATCAAAAGTTATAGTGAGAGAGACCTTTCTTCTTTTGGAATAAACAGTAAATTTTTAGAGGACAACTATTTGATATCTAAAAAAGGCAGCGTAAGAGGACTTCATTACCAGAGGGAGAATCCTGAAGCAAAATTAATTCGTTGCCTTGAAGGAAAAATAATGGATATCGTTGTAGATCTCCGGGAAAATTCAGATACCTATAAAAATGTGTTTAAGGTAAAACTTTCTGGAGGAGATAATCTCATTTTTTCAGTCCCAGAGGGTTTTGCCCATGGATTTATAAGTCTAACTGATTCCATTGTATTTTACAAAAGTTCCAACTATTATTTTCCCCAGGACCAGTATGGAATTTCTATTTTTTCTTCAGGAATTGCTTTGAAAAAAATAATGAAAGAGGAAGGAATTGAAAATCTAATAGTGACTCCAAAGGACAGCTCACACATAAAAATAGAGGATTTATAG
- a CDS encoding NAD-dependent epimerase/dehydratase family protein, with product MRKKAIITGGTGFVGSNLSRELLRQGWEVSIIAQRKFGYKNIEDIKDKVNIFEYEGDIDQLIYFFQNTKANIVFHLASVIVSEHKSEEIDMLIDSNLKFGAQILEAMKKSETKLIINTGTSWQHYHSDEYNPVCLYAATKEAFEKLIEYYIAGEGIRGITLKLFDTYGETDTRPKLINLLHKFSLEKTELDMTPGEQVIDLVHVDDVINAFIKAYEYISANKEIQYEKFAVSSGREMRLKELIDLYEKVSGEKVLVKWGGRSYRKREVMKLWRSFKTLPGWNCRISLEEGLQRVSCQNK from the coding sequence ATGAGAAAAAAAGCTATTATAACAGGAGGAACAGGTTTTGTGGGCTCCAATCTTTCAAGAGAGTTATTGAGGCAAGGGTGGGAGGTATCTATAATTGCACAAAGAAAATTTGGCTATAAAAATATTGAAGATATAAAAGATAAAGTTAATATCTTTGAATATGAGGGAGATATAGATCAACTTATATATTTTTTTCAAAATACTAAGGCTAATATTGTCTTTCATCTAGCCTCTGTAATTGTCTCAGAACATAAATCAGAAGAGATCGATATGCTCATTGACAGCAACCTGAAATTTGGAGCACAGATTTTGGAGGCTATGAAAAAATCAGAAACAAAACTTATTATAAATACAGGAACTTCTTGGCAGCACTATCACAGTGATGAGTATAATCCCGTATGTCTTTATGCCGCCACAAAAGAAGCTTTTGAAAAGTTAATAGAATATTATATAGCAGGAGAAGGAATAAGAGGAATTACTTTGAAATTATTTGATACATATGGAGAGACAGACACCAGACCAAAGCTTATCAATCTTCTTCATAAATTTTCCCTGGAAAAAACAGAACTAGACATGACCCCCGGAGAACAGGTAATAGACTTAGTTCATGTTGATGATGTGATAAATGCCTTTATAAAGGCATATGAATATATATCTGCAAATAAGGAAATTCAATATGAAAAATTTGCAGTAAGTTCTGGTAGAGAGATGAGGCTAAAAGAGTTGATAGACCTTTATGAAAAGGTTTCAGGAGAGAAAGTTCTGGTAAAATGGGGGGGACGTTCCTACAGAAAAAGAGAGGTCATGAAACTCTGGAGAAGTTTTAAAACACTTCCTGGATGGAATTGTAGAATCTCTCTTGAAGAGGGCCTTCAAAGAGTATCTTGTCAAAATAAATAA
- the rfbC gene encoding dTDP-4-dehydrorhamnose 3,5-epimerase, with protein sequence MKFIETEIKGLFVIENFHVEDERGSFTKTYNRNIFKNNKLKGKFKESFYSVSKRDVIRGMHFQLPPHDQDKMVYVTRGKIIDVILDIRKKSKTYGQVFSIELSEEKRNSLYIPKGCAHGFKSLEDDSTIVYDVTTVHSPESDSGIRWDSFGYDWGIDTPLISEKDKNLMGFSEFKKKNPF encoded by the coding sequence ATGAAATTTATTGAAACAGAGATAAAAGGTCTCTTTGTAATAGAAAATTTCCATGTGGAAGATGAAAGAGGAAGTTTCACAAAAACATATAATAGAAACATTTTTAAAAATAATAAGCTCAAGGGGAAATTTAAAGAAAGCTTTTATTCTGTCTCCAAAAGAGATGTAATAAGGGGAATGCACTTTCAGCTTCCACCACATGATCAGGATAAGATGGTGTATGTTACTAGAGGTAAAATTATAGATGTGATTTTAGATATCAGAAAAAAATCTAAGACATATGGTCAAGTGTTTTCAATAGAGCTTTCAGAAGAAAAAAGAAATTCATTATATATCCCCAAGGGGTGTGCTCATGGTTTTAAGTCTCTAGAGGATGATTCAACCATTGTCTATGATGTGACGACAGTTCATAGTCCCGAAAGTGATTCTGGAATAAGATGGGACAGTTTTGGATATGATTGGGGAATAGACACCCCTTTGATATCGGAAAAAGATAAAAATCTTATGGGATTTAGTGAATTTAAAAAGAAAAACCCATTTTAA
- the rfbG gene encoding CDP-glucose 4,6-dehydratase has product MKLYNDVYRGKTVLVTGHTGFKGSWLSIWLREMGANVIGYALDPYTDRDNFVLSHLDEKIIDIRGDIRDGEKLAFVFKKYKPEIVFHLAAQPIVRLSYEIPLETYEVNVMGTIKLLECIRNTDETKVGVIITTDKCYENREQIWGYRESDSFGGYDPYSSSKGACEIAINSWRRSFFNPCDYKNHGKSISSVRAGNVIGGGDWTKDRIIPDCIKAIEKNQVIEIRNPKSIRPWEHILEPLSGYLLLGQKMWEDPITYSEGWNFGPNPDSIVDVMSVAEELIKIYGKGSIEDISSENDLHEAKLLLLDITKARLRLGWSPTLDFYESLEMTVDWYRNYRDKNVYNICVKQIESFITKGRLK; this is encoded by the coding sequence ATGAAACTTTACAATGATGTTTATAGGGGAAAGACAGTGCTTGTAACTGGTCATACAGGATTTAAAGGGTCATGGCTTTCAATATGGCTGAGAGAGATGGGGGCCAATGTAATCGGCTATGCCTTAGACCCGTATACAGATAGGGACAATTTTGTATTGAGTCATTTAGATGAAAAGATTATAGATATCAGAGGGGACATAAGAGACGGTGAAAAACTTGCCTTTGTCTTTAAAAAATATAAACCTGAAATAGTGTTTCACCTGGCAGCACAGCCTATAGTGAGACTTTCCTATGAAATCCCTTTGGAAACATATGAAGTAAATGTAATGGGGACCATAAAACTCTTGGAGTGTATAAGAAATACAGATGAAACAAAGGTCGGGGTAATAATAACAACAGATAAATGCTATGAGAATAGAGAGCAAATTTGGGGATATAGAGAAAGTGATTCTTTTGGAGGTTATGATCCATATTCCTCATCAAAAGGGGCCTGTGAAATTGCTATAAATTCCTGGAGGAGATCCTTTTTCAATCCCTGTGATTATAAAAATCACGGCAAGTCAATATCTAGTGTAAGAGCGGGAAATGTCATTGGAGGGGGAGACTGGACCAAAGACAGGATCATACCTGACTGCATAAAAGCTATAGAGAAAAATCAGGTTATAGAGATCCGAAATCCAAAATCAATAAGGCCGTGGGAGCATATCTTAGAGCCTCTGAGTGGTTATCTTTTGCTTGGTCAGAAAATGTGGGAAGATCCGATCACTTACTCTGAAGGATGGAACTTTGGACCTAATCCAGATTCTATAGTGGATGTAATGAGTGTAGCAGAAGAACTAATAAAAATATATGGTAAAGGAAGTATAGAGGATATTTCTTCTGAAAATGATCTTCATGAGGCAAAACTTTTATTGTTAGACATTACAAAGGCCAGACTGAGATTAGGTTGGAGTCCGACCTTGGATTTTTATGAATCTCTGGAAATGACTGTAGATTGGTATAGAAATTACAGAGATAAAAATGTATATAATATTTGTGTGAAACAGATAGAATCCTTTATAACTAAAGGGAGGTTAAAATGA
- the rfbF gene encoding glucose-1-phosphate cytidylyltransferase, with protein sequence MKAVILAGGFGTRLSEATHLIPKPMVEVGGKPILWHIMKTYSHYGINEFVICLGYKGYVIKEWFANYFLHSSDVMIDLWDNSIEILDNHSDHWKVTLVDTGLDTMTAGRVKRIQKYVGEETFLLTYGDGVGDIDIHKSLEHHKKTKRALTVTAYKPQGKFGSLELDREGNVLSFTEKPKGDGMWINAGYFVCEPTVFDYLGGDDMMLEKEPLEKLAKENMMTSYIHDGFWKPMDTLKDNNELNEMWHSGKAPWKVW encoded by the coding sequence ATGAAAGCGGTTATTCTAGCTGGTGGATTTGGAACAAGGCTCAGTGAAGCGACTCACCTGATACCAAAACCTATGGTGGAGGTAGGTGGGAAGCCCATATTATGGCATATAATGAAAACGTATTCTCATTATGGGATAAATGAGTTTGTAATATGCCTTGGATATAAGGGATATGTAATTAAAGAGTGGTTTGCAAATTATTTTTTGCACAGCAGTGATGTGATGATAGATCTGTGGGATAACAGTATAGAGATTCTAGACAATCACTCAGACCATTGGAAGGTTACACTTGTTGATACGGGACTTGACACAATGACTGCAGGAAGGGTAAAAAGGATCCAAAAATATGTAGGGGAAGAAACTTTTTTACTTACATACGGAGACGGTGTGGGAGATATAGATATTCATAAATCTCTCGAACATCATAAGAAAACCAAAAGGGCTCTGACTGTCACTGCTTATAAGCCACAGGGTAAGTTTGGGTCTTTAGAACTTGACAGAGAGGGGAACGTCCTTTCCTTTACTGAAAAACCTAAAGGTGACGGCATGTGGATAAATGCAGGATATTTTGTTTGTGAACCTACTGTCTTTGACTACCTTGGGGGAGATGACATGATGTTAGAAAAAGAACCCCTTGAAAAATTGGCAAAGGAAAATATGATGACTTCATATATACATGATGGGTTCTGGAAACCGATGGATACCTTAAAGGACAATAATGAATTAAATGAAATGTGGCATTCAGGAAAGGCTCCTTGGAAGGTATGGTGA
- a CDS encoding MBOAT family O-acyltransferase: MLVSSYYFYGSWNSKYLILIVISTLIDYFAGIMMGNEKKKEKRKKYLILSLASNLGMLFVFKYFNFFIGNVNSIFNFLKLDFTAPGLRLLLPVGISFYTFQTLSYTFDVYRGTREAERHLGIFATYVAFFPQLVAGPIESSTNLLPQFRKKMDFDYIRMTEGLKLMVWGLFKKMVVADRTALIVDRIYNDVNSFEGLTLLVASVLFGFQIYCDFSGYSDIAIGSAKVMGFDLIENFKIPYYSKSISEFWRRWHISLGKWFKDYLYVSLGGNRVSKNKIYRNLMIVFLVSGLWHGASWNFVIWGALHGIYIVVDISTKSYRKQFYEKIKLTKFPELMKWIHVGCTFSLVTFSWIFFRANTLKDALYIITHTFSNMESYTTFSGIYQALDALNAGKVGFIITLLSIGIMEVFHLRSRTKKIPEILKRRPIYLRWCVYYSLMLWIIMFGVFEGASEFIYFQF, from the coding sequence TTGTTAGTTTCTAGTTATTATTTTTACGGAAGTTGGAATTCTAAGTATCTGATATTAATTGTAATCTCTACATTAATTGATTATTTTGCAGGAATTATGATGGGAAATGAAAAGAAAAAAGAAAAAAGGAAAAAATACTTAATTTTAAGCTTGGCAAGTAATTTGGGAATGTTATTTGTATTTAAATATTTTAATTTTTTCATTGGGAATGTTAACAGTATCTTCAACTTTTTAAAACTTGATTTTACTGCCCCGGGACTGAGGCTTCTTCTTCCTGTGGGTATTTCCTTTTATACGTTTCAGACTTTGAGCTATACCTTTGATGTGTATAGAGGCACAAGAGAGGCAGAAAGACATCTGGGTATATTTGCCACTTATGTTGCTTTTTTCCCGCAATTAGTGGCAGGACCTATAGAGAGCTCAACAAATTTACTTCCGCAGTTTAGGAAAAAAATGGATTTTGATTATATTAGAATGACAGAAGGATTAAAACTAATGGTTTGGGGATTATTCAAAAAAATGGTCGTAGCAGACAGAACAGCATTGATAGTAGATAGGATTTATAATGATGTAAACAGTTTTGAAGGACTTACATTACTTGTGGCTTCTGTTCTTTTTGGGTTTCAGATTTACTGTGATTTTTCCGGATATTCAGACATCGCCATTGGATCTGCAAAGGTTATGGGTTTCGATCTTATTGAAAACTTTAAAATTCCATATTATTCAAAATCCATTTCTGAATTCTGGAGGAGATGGCATATATCTTTGGGGAAATGGTTTAAAGATTATCTGTATGTATCTTTAGGGGGGAATAGAGTATCAAAAAATAAAATTTATAGAAATCTTATGATTGTATTTTTAGTAAGTGGACTCTGGCACGGAGCTAGCTGGAATTTTGTAATATGGGGTGCACTTCACGGGATATACATAGTGGTAGATATTTCTACAAAATCTTATAGAAAACAGTTTTATGAAAAAATTAAACTGACTAAATTTCCTGAATTGATGAAATGGATACATGTGGGTTGCACCTTTTCATTGGTTACTTTTTCATGGATTTTTTTTAGAGCCAACACACTTAAAGACGCTTTATATATAATAACTCATACTTTTAGCAATATGGAAAGTTACACTACATTTAGCGGAATATATCAGGCTCTAGATGCTCTAAATGCTGGCAAGGTAGGTTTTATAATTACTCTTTTATCCATAGGAATTATGGAGGTTTTTCATCTGAGATCTAGAACTAAAAAAATTCCTGAAATCCTAAAAAGAAGACCGATTTACCTGAGATGGTGTGTCTATTATTCTCTAATGCTCTGGATAATCATGTTTGGAGTATTTGAAGGTGCCAGTGAGTTTATATATTTTCAGTTTTAA
- a CDS encoding IS3 family transposase, with translation MKKGYDHIRQKLSKDNCQTLITTLSKIHPICKLTKILKIPKSTYYYRISSTENPNKLKREEMKRKIFKVWDNSHKRYGAPKIHQELLKKGNKCSLKHVQNLMVEQGIMSITVKKFRPQRGNEAVEEKSGPNILDQDFSVEKINEKVVGDITYIHTKKDKWCYLSSFMDLYNNEIIGWSFSKNMTTDMVLESLKMACIKRKDIKGAIIHTNRGSQYTSNAFKDTVKSEGMRLSYSRKGNPYDNTCIESFHSVLKKELIHHKVYEDFEEAMTDIIEYIENWYNNRRIQKKLGWKSPREYLKAA, from the coding sequence ATTAAAAAAGGCTATGACCATATTCGCCAAAAACTAAGTAAAGATAATTGCCAGACACTGATCACCACTCTTTCTAAAATACACCCTATTTGCAAGTTAACCAAAATTCTAAAGATTCCTAAAAGTACATACTACTATAGAATATCAAGCACAGAAAATCCTAACAAACTTAAGAGGGAAGAGATGAAGCGCAAAATCTTCAAAGTATGGGATAATAGCCATAAAAGATATGGTGCTCCAAAAATACATCAGGAATTATTAAAAAAAGGTAATAAATGCAGCTTAAAACATGTACAAAATTTAATGGTAGAACAAGGAATAATGTCTATTACAGTTAAAAAATTCAGACCTCAGAGAGGCAATGAAGCAGTGGAAGAAAAGTCTGGACCAAATATTTTGGACCAGGATTTTAGCGTAGAAAAAATTAATGAAAAAGTGGTTGGAGATATCACATATATCCATACAAAAAAAGATAAATGGTGCTACCTAAGCTCATTTATGGATCTGTATAACAATGAGATTATTGGATGGAGTTTTTCTAAGAATATGACAACAGATATGGTGCTGGAAAGCTTGAAAATGGCATGCATAAAGAGAAAAGATATTAAGGGTGCCATTATCCATACGAACAGAGGCAGCCAATATACTTCAAATGCATTTAAAGACACAGTAAAATCTGAGGGGATGAGATTATCCTACTCAAGAAAAGGAAATCCCTACGATAATACTTGTATAGAGTCTTTTCACTCGGTTTTAAAAAAGGAGCTTATCCACCATAAAGTGTATGAAGATTTTGAAGAAGCAATGACTGATATTATTGAGTATATAGAAAATTGGTACAACAATAGGAGAATCCAGAAGAAATTAGGATGGAAGTCTCCTAGAGAGTACCTAAAAGCAGCATAA
- a CDS encoding transposase: MAGEKHSNEIKEMMVRLYNGGKGKKVKDLAIEYGIAESTVRYWVVDKPKKENKNKTKESSNPEIEEMKKEIAKLKEENDILKKAMTIFAKN, from the coding sequence ATGGCAGGGGAAAAGCATAGTAATGAAATTAAAGAAATGATGGTTAGGCTTTACAACGGGGGTAAAGGTAAGAAGGTTAAGGACTTAGCAATAGAATATGGTATAGCAGAATCAACAGTTAGGTATTGGGTTGTAGACAAACCTAAAAAAGAGAATAAAAATAAGACTAAAGAGTCCTCGAATCCAGAAATTGAAGAAATGAAAAAAGAGATTGCGAAGCTTAAAGAAGAGAATGATATATTAAAAAAGGCTATGACCATATTCGCCAAAAACTAA
- a CDS encoding WcaI family glycosyltransferase — MKKICVIGLNYFPEISSTGLYTTEMCEYLSKHFEVKVITGYPYYPEWKIKEEYSKKNGILEETVNNVKITRVKQYVPSKVNPVNRLFHYWDFYRKALSVSKKENFDMVMVILPNIFLLNLAIKLKKRSPQLKIWVHVQDFEIDAGLEMMKNLGKIKTVKNSLHFIEKTLFSKFDVVSTISEGMIMKFDIRGASKEKQFLLPNWADVDFLYPISRSPYREELGIKDNEFVVMYSGNIGKKEDWDILIKTIKKISSEQDIKFVIAGDGNKKEYVHSALKNLKNTILLPLQPKSRLNEFLNLADLHILPQKKNEVDSFMPSKVMGIKATGRPLLCLANKNSSVYLEIYNNDLGYVLDENSYDRCLEKIIEIRSCNLREEKGKKARKHVIENYKYENVMKNLEKKIRNLLT, encoded by the coding sequence ATGAAAAAAATATGTGTAATAGGGTTAAATTACTTTCCAGAGATTTCCTCAACTGGACTTTATACAACTGAGATGTGTGAGTATCTTTCAAAACATTTTGAAGTAAAAGTGATTACAGGATATCCTTATTATCCTGAATGGAAAATAAAAGAAGAATATTCTAAAAAAAATGGAATTCTAGAAGAAACTGTAAACAATGTGAAAATAACCAGAGTCAAGCAATATGTACCTTCAAAGGTCAATCCTGTAAATCGGCTTTTTCACTATTGGGACTTTTATCGTAAGGCTTTATCAGTGAGCAAAAAAGAAAATTTTGATATGGTTATGGTAATTCTTCCAAATATATTCCTACTCAATTTGGCTATAAAGCTAAAAAAGAGGTCTCCGCAACTAAAAATCTGGGTGCATGTTCAGGATTTTGAAATCGATGCAGGACTTGAAATGATGAAAAATCTTGGAAAAATCAAAACTGTTAAAAATTCCCTTCACTTTATTGAAAAAACACTTTTTTCCAAATTTGATGTGGTGAGTACAATAAGCGAGGGAATGATTATGAAGTTTGACATTCGGGGAGCTTCCAAAGAAAAACAGTTTCTTTTGCCCAACTGGGCCGACGTGGATTTTCTCTATCCAATTTCCAGAAGCCCCTATAGGGAGGAGCTAGGAATTAAAGACAACGAGTTTGTAGTTATGTACTCTGGAAATATAGGGAAAAAAGAAGATTGGGATATCCTCATAAAAACAATAAAAAAAATATCCTCTGAACAAGATATTAAATTTGTAATTGCAGGTGACGGTAACAAGAAAGAGTATGTTCATAGTGCTTTAAAAAATTTAAAAAACACAATTTTACTTCCTTTACAGCCTAAATCAAGGCTGAATGAATTTTTAAATCTTGCAGACCTACACATTCTTCCTCAAAAGAAAAATGAGGTGGACAGTTTTATGCCTTCAAAAGTTATGGGGATAAAAGCTACAGGTCGTCCCCTCCTTTGTTTGGCCAATAAAAACTCATCAGTTTATCTTGAAATTTACAACAACGATTTGGGATATGTCTTAGATGAAAACAGCTATGATCGCTGTCTGGAAAAGATAATTGAAATCCGCAGTTGCAATTTAAGAGAGGAAAAAGGAAAAAAAGCTAGAAAACATGTTATAGAAAACTATAAATATGAAAATGTAATGAAGAATTTAGAGAAAAAAATCCGCAATCTACTCACTTAA
- the gmd gene encoding GDP-mannose 4,6-dehydratase: MQKKVALITGITGQDGSFLAEFLLDKGYEVHGIMRRSSSFNTKRIEHLYLEEAIEDMRKEKNIELYYGDMTDSSNLIRIIQMVQPDEIYNLAAQSHVKVSFEVPEYTADADAVGTLRILEAVRLLGMTEKTKIYQASTSELYGKVQEIPQKETTPFYPRSPYAVAKQYGFWITKNYRESYDMFVANGILFNHESERRGETFVTRKITLAAARIAKGYQKKLYLGNLNSLRDWGYAKDYVECMWMILQHEKPEDFVIATGEQHSVREFATLAFREVGIEIDWRGEGLDEKGFSKETGEALIEVDPKYFRPAEVETLLGDPSKAKKLLGWNPRKTSFEDLVKIMVEHDLDFVEKDHIIRMGHEEFIKKWNF, encoded by the coding sequence ATGCAAAAAAAAGTTGCTCTCATAACTGGAATAACAGGTCAAGATGGCTCATTTCTAGCCGAATTTTTATTAGATAAAGGGTATGAGGTACACGGTATAATGAGAAGATCTTCTTCTTTTAATACAAAACGGATAGAGCATCTCTATCTAGAGGAAGCTATAGAGGATATGCGTAAAGAAAAAAATATAGAACTCTACTATGGAGATATGACTGATTCTAGTAACCTTATCAGGATTATACAGATGGTTCAGCCTGATGAGATATATAATCTTGCTGCTCAATCTCATGTAAAAGTATCTTTTGAAGTTCCTGAATATACAGCAGATGCAGATGCTGTGGGAACACTGAGAATACTGGAGGCTGTCAGACTTCTTGGAATGACTGAAAAAACAAAAATCTATCAGGCATCAACATCTGAGCTTTATGGAAAAGTGCAGGAGATACCTCAAAAAGAGACTACTCCATTTTACCCTAGATCCCCTTATGCTGTTGCAAAACAATATGGCTTTTGGATAACAAAAAACTACAGGGAATCTTATGATATGTTTGTTGCCAACGGTATACTCTTTAACCACGAGTCTGAGAGAAGAGGGGAAACCTTTGTAACCAGGAAAATAACCTTAGCTGCTGCTAGGATAGCAAAGGGATATCAGAAAAAACTATATCTAGGAAACCTTAACTCTCTAAGAGACTGGGGATATGCCAAGGATTATGTTGAGTGTATGTGGATGATACTTCAGCATGAAAAACCTGAAGATTTTGTAATTGCCACCGGAGAGCAGCACTCTGTTAGAGAATTTGCGACACTGGCTTTTCGTGAAGTTGGTATAGAGATTGATTGGCGTGGAGAAGGATTAGATGAGAAAGGATTTTCAAAAGAAACCGGGGAAGCCCTAATAGAGGTAGATCCAAAATATTTCCGTCCGGCAGAAGTAGAAACTCTTCTTGGAGATCCGTCTAAAGCCAAAAAACTTCTTGGATGGAATCCCAGAAAAACTTCATTTGAGGACCTTGTAAAAATAATGGTAGAACACGATCTAGACTTTGTAGAAAAGGATCATATCATAAGAATGGGTCATGAAGAATTTATTAAAAAATGGAATTTTTAA